From a single Oreochromis niloticus isolate F11D_XX linkage group LG3, O_niloticus_UMD_NMBU, whole genome shotgun sequence genomic region:
- the zgc:92429 gene encoding cysteine and histidine-rich domain-containing protein 1 has product MALLCYNKGCGQKFDPDKNKDDSCLFHPGVPIFHDALKGWSCCRKRTTDFSEFLSIKGCTRGRHSDVKPQEPLRPEVSSDKGEIKYADGREIIYQGPKSAEMLQKERPSSDEPMTKLPHKVSASLAQALEKLDISKRGENEKKESQAVICGTRCKNAGCKTVYQGPQTDMEVCTHHPGAPVFHEGYKYWSCCCIKTTDFNAFLDQKGCTMGKHRWVPKQDKKKVACRYDWHQTGNSVVVTIYAKNANPEFSSIEANRTVLSCQIQFENNKIFKKEFHLWGVINVKHSSVSMVPSKLEINLRKADQVAWGKLEDPNYKPEPEPADDPFIESNESHQPSWDIDDDDISDSDEEWAYDTPKNKKAEKDENQKKNEEEERQKLKRKEVEEEMKRALEERMKAEEERKKLEEQRRQEEEEGYEDMPELE; this is encoded by the exons ATGGCTCTGCTGTGCTACAACAAAGGCTGTGGGCAGAAGTTTGACCCCGACAAGAACAAGGATG ATTCCTGCCTCTTCCACCCTGGAGTCCCCATCTTCCACGATGCACTGAAG GGCTGGTCCTGCTGTAGGAAAAGGACGACCGACTTCTCTGAGTTTCTCTCCATCAAG GGCTGTACCCGTGGGCGCCACAGCGACGTGAAACCCCAGGAGCCTCTGAGGCCCGAGGTGTCGTCGGATAAGGGCGAAATTAAATACGCCGACGGCAGAGAGATAATCTATCAGGGCCCCAAATCTGCAGAGATGCTGCAGAAGGAGAGACCCAG ttCAGACGAGCCCATGACCAAACTTCCCCACAAGGTGTCGGCGTCGCTGGCTCAGGCGCTGGAGAAACTGGACATCAGCAAGAGAGGAGAGAACGAGAAGAAAG AGAGTCAGGCTGTTATTTGCGGGACCCGCTGCAAAAACGCAGGATGCAAAACA GTCTACCAAGGACCACAGACCGACATGGAGGTCTGCACCCACCATCCTGGAGCTCCCGTCTTCCACGAGGG gtACAAGTACTGGAGTTGCTGCTGCATCAAGACAACAGACTTCAACGCCTTCCTGGACCAGAAAGGCTGCACCATGGGGAAACACCGCTGGGTCCCAAAGCAG gacAAGAAGAAGGTGGCGTGTCGCTATGACTGGCATCAGACTGGCAACAGCGTCGTCGTAACCATTTACGCCAAGAATGCAAACCCAGAGTTTTCCAGCATAGAGGCCAACCGGACTGTG CTCTCGTGTCAAATCCAGTTTGAGAACAATAAGATTTTCAAGAAAGAGTTCCACCTCTGGGGG GTGATCAACGTGAAGCACAGCTCGGTCAGTATGGTCCCATCTAAACTGGAGATAAACCTCCGCAAGGCCGACCAAGTGGCTTGGGGCAAACTGGAGGACCCGAACTACAAACCTGAGCCTGAGCCCGCAGATGACCCGTTCATCGAATCCAACGAGTCGCACCAGCCCAGTTGGGACATCGATGATGACGACATCAGCGACTCAGACGAGGAGTGGGCCTATGACACGCCCAAGAATAAAAAGGCAGAGAAGGACGAAAATCAGAAGAAgaacgaggaggaggagaggcagAAGTTAAAGAggaaggaggtggaggaggagatgaagaGGGCATTGGAGGAGCGGATGAAAgcggaggaggagaggaagaagctagaagagcagaggaggcaggaggaagaggaaggatATGAAGACATGCCAGAACTAGAGTGA